From Heliomicrobium undosum, the proteins below share one genomic window:
- a CDS encoding protein rhiA has translation MATKYSVVFKNNSTNFGKVCIYQTNPALGPDVMSLAWFSKAAFPTTTMTFTWEINYSFIWDETGELVPGVVFDASQTWDADLQNLNSVTFCKENGAYTFKNLTRGAKSGVLQLTEDYTVPLKQAAVGIGMSGSGTFVKQAQPNMNLFFKPHPNYWITFGNYEQGEVLDLTEITSKAKIEFSPGSYKKAVTLKEDNTWELMDVK, from the coding sequence ATGGCGACCAAATACTCAGTGGTGTTCAAAAACAATTCGACGAACTTCGGAAAAGTGTGCATCTACCAGACCAATCCGGCCTTGGGTCCCGATGTGATGTCGCTGGCGTGGTTTTCCAAAGCGGCTTTCCCGACGACGACGATGACTTTTACCTGGGAGATCAATTACAGCTTTATCTGGGATGAAACCGGCGAATTGGTCCCCGGCGTTGTCTTCGATGCTTCCCAGACATGGGATGCAGACTTGCAAAACCTCAACTCGGTTACGTTCTGCAAGGAAAACGGCGCCTATACCTTCAAGAACCTGACGAGGGGCGCCAAGTCTGGCGTGCTGCAATTGACGGAAGACTATACGGTTCCGCTGAAGCAAGCGGCTGTCGGCATCGGCATGTCCGGTTCCGGAACCTTTGTGAAACAGGCGCAGCCGAACATGAACCTTTTCTTCAAACCCCATCCCAACTACTGGATCACCTTCGGCAACTATGAGCAGGGAGAAGTGCTCGACCTGACGGAAATCACCAGCAAGGCGAAGATCGAATTCAGCCCCGGCAGCTACAAAAAAGCGGTCACCTTAAAAGAGGACAACACTTGGGAACTGATGGATGTGAAATAA
- a CDS encoding protein rhiA, producing MSQYSVVFKNNSSNFGTVCLYQTCPELDADVMSLAWFSKSAHPTTKLTFKWDIKYSFIWDETGVLVPGVVFDASQTWDADLSNNNAITFTKQNGAYTFKDLVRGEKDGMLQITEDYTVPVKQAAVGIGMSGAGTFVKQAQPNMTLFFKPHPEYWITFGNYVQGQVLDVTEITNKAKIEFGPGIYQMVAVLKDDNSWEITDNTGAL from the coding sequence GTGAGCCAGTACTCTGTGGTGTTCAAAAACAATTCTTCGAATTTCGGGACTGTGTGCCTCTATCAGACTTGTCCGGAACTGGATGCTGACGTCATGTCCCTGGCCTGGTTTTCCAAGTCCGCTCATCCCACGACCAAATTGACCTTCAAATGGGATATCAAGTACAGCTTCATCTGGGATGAAACCGGCGTTCTGGTGCCGGGCGTCGTCTTCGACGCTTCTCAGACCTGGGATGCAGACTTGTCCAACAACAATGCAATCACCTTCACCAAGCAGAACGGCGCCTACACCTTTAAGGATCTCGTCCGGGGAGAAAAGGACGGCATGTTGCAGATCACGGAGGACTACACGGTCCCTGTCAAGCAAGCTGCCGTCGGCATCGGCATGTCCGGGGCCGGAACCTTCGTGAAGCAGGCCCAGCCGAACATGACGCTGTTCTTCAAGCCCCATCCGGAATACTGGATCACCTTCGGCAACTATGTCCAAGGTCAAGTCCTTGACGTGACGGAGATCACCAACAAGGCCAAGATCGAGTTCGGTCCCGGCATTTACCAGATGGTCGCCGTTCTGAAAGACGACAACTCCTGGGAAATCACCGATAATACGGGAGCGCTTTGA
- a CDS encoding NADH peroxidase: MKKFVCVICGYVHEGDAAPEFCPTCKAPASKFEEKAAGALKWADEHRIGVAAGVDAQVVEGLKMNFVGECTEVGMYLAMSRQADREGFPEVAEAYKRIAFEEAEHAAKFAELLGEVVFPSTKKNLELRVEAEYGACQGKLDLAKRAKELGLDAIHDTVHEMCKDEARHGAAFKGLLDRCFGK, translated from the coding sequence CGCTCCTGAATTTTGCCCCACCTGCAAGGCCCCGGCCAGCAAGTTTGAGGAAAAAGCCGCCGGCGCGCTGAAGTGGGCCGACGAGCACCGGATCGGTGTTGCCGCCGGCGTCGATGCCCAGGTGGTAGAAGGCCTGAAAATGAACTTCGTCGGCGAGTGCACCGAAGTGGGCATGTACCTGGCCATGAGCCGTCAGGCTGACCGGGAAGGCTTCCCCGAAGTGGCCGAGGCCTACAAGCGGATCGCCTTTGAAGAAGCGGAGCACGCCGCCAAGTTCGCCGAGCTGCTGGGCGAAGTCGTCTTCCCCTCCACGAAGAAGAACCTGGAACTCCGCGTGGAAGCCGAGTATGGCGCATGCCAAGGCAAACTCGACCTGGCGAAGCGGGCGAAAGAACTGGGCCTCGACGCCATCCATGACACTGTCCACGAGATGTGCAAGGACGAAGCCCGCCACGGCGCCGCCTTCAAAGGCCTGCTGGATCGCTGCTTCGGGAAGTAA